ATGCCTGAAGTAGCTGCTCCGCTAGCTCGTTAGCTGGTAGCTCGTACCATTCAGACTATCGCCCCCCGGCTCACACTCCTGTCCCGGGTCACGTTTCCGTGGAGCCGCCGCGTCCACCCGCTCCCCCGGCTTCATATTAACTTAACAGGGTTTGATCCGGGATTTATTTAGTCCTACAAACTTTATTTCTGTCGCCTGCtactgttagcatgctaacatgctaggAGACAGCCTGCTCCCTGACGGCGCTAACGCGCACGTTGGCGGCTCGACGTGTGGCTGCGGGCGGAGCCGGGGAAGTTTCCGGTGATGTCTCGGATGAAGTGGCCGTCTCTCATCAGCGGAACCCGAGCGTTAACTGTCGTGTGTTGCCGTTAGACCGGCCGGTCAACGGCTCATGGCTCTCTGTAGCCTGCGTGCCAACCATAGCTGTCAGCTAAGGTGCTAGCATCCCCTGaacccccctctccctctctccctcccgcaGATCGGATTGAACTGGAAGCGGCTCAGAAGTTTCTGGAGCAGGCGGCGGTGGAGAACCTGGTGAGTGGGGCTCTAACGGGGGAACGGGGTGTTTACAGTGATGGCGCCGGTCAGTGTGGATGAGGAAGCTAACTGACCCACAGCTACAGCGTGGGGCTCGGCTGCACCCCCCCtttccctcccctccttctGTTGGTGTGGAGGCAGCTTCACTGTGACGTCATGGCTGCAGCTTCCGGTTAAATGATCTGGTTATTGATCAGTAGTTTTACTGTGAAAGGGACAAAATCAGCTGATGTTTGACTGACAGCGTCATAATAGAAAGTGTCACTCagtcttgacctctgacctcggtCATCAGTGATGGCCAGGGTCGGGTGTTTTCGAACCAGAACCTTTTTCTTAGGGCACAACATGACGATCGATGATAACAAGTGTTTCATTGCTAAGGCaaattgaaatattgaaatggAATGTTTTGAATTTGACTTAACttgaatatacaaatataaaggaCGCCCTCTGGCGAGTTATGGTTTCAACATGTGCTGCACGTCCTGAGTTCAGAATCCTTTCACATGAAAGCAGTGGTCGAGTTGTGGGTCTGGTAAGAACCACAGTGATGAGTTCAATGGAGGAGTCGCGGTGAGACGTTTACCAGCTCATTAGTCAATAATAGatcaaagtaaatgtttgtgATATTCTGGAAGCAAACTAAGAACCTGCTCTGCCCTCAGACCACATTCCTGGTGGAGTTGTCGAAGGTGTTAGCGAACCCTGGGAACACCCAGGTGGCCCGAGTCGCTGCCGGTCTACAGGTGAAGAACTCTCTGACCTCCAAGGACCCAGATGTTAAGACGCGGTACCAGCAGAGATGGCTGGCCATCGACGCCAATGCTCGTCGTGAGATCAAGAACTATGTAAGGATCCCGTCACTTCCCAGCACAGCTTGATACAACCAGCGTCCGTTCCTCACTGGTCCCATCGTGTGTCTCAGGTTTTACAGACTCTGGGCACGGAGACGTATCGGCCGAGCTCGGCGTCGCAGTGCGTCGCCGGGATCGCCTGCGCAGAGATTCCAGTTAACCACTGGCCCGAGCTCATCCCACAGCTGGTGGCCAACGTCACTGACCCGTCGAGCACCGAACACATGAAGGAGTCGACGCTGGAGGCCATTGGATACATCTGTCAGGACATCGTGAGTgatcacacacaaaataaatagacacgcatacacacacaactttaCACACTTGACACTCACTGTGCTGCCTTCAGGAcccagagcagctgcaggaaaacGCCAACCAGATCCTGACAGCCATCATCCAGGGCATGAGGAAGGAGGAGCCGAGCAACAACGTCAAGCTGGCAGCGACCAACGCTCTGCTCAACTCTCTGGAGTTCACCAAAGCAAATTTTGACAAGGAGGTACTTGGCTTTTCATAATAAAATGCTCTTTATTTTAACCTGCAGGACCTATGTATGGGGCACATCATAGTTAAAATATTGATAATATTAGGGAAAATTAGACTGTAATAAATCTACAGTTTGAactaatctttatttatacatgtatgttttcagacagagagacacttcaTCATGCAGGTGGTGTGTGAAGCGACGCAGTGTCCAGACACCAGAGTGAGTAACGTGAGGACAGAGTTTGTGTCGACACAAATCCACACACTTCTGATGAGTGCGTTTTCTTTCAGGTGCGTGTGGCGGCCTTACAGAACCTGGTGAAGATCATGTCTCTGTATTATCAGTACATGGAGACGTACATGGGCCCCGCCCTGTTCGCGGTAAGAACACACAAATTGTAAGGATTGTTATTCAATTTTTTCTTCAGGCGAATGAATTGGCTCATTGAGGCTTTAACTTTCTcgaattcttaccaaaatttgcagaaaattagcatgttgtgaaaatgtacgtattctggagtaattttaaATGaacgccacctactggcaacaggaaattagatttttttttttacaactatcatttttggtgtgtttcccccccccctcagatcACCATTGAGGCGATGAAGAGTGACATCGATGAGGTGGCGTTACAGGGCATTGAGTTCTGGTCCAACGTCTGTGACGAGGAGATGGACCTGGCCATCGAGGCGTCGGAGGTCAGTGTGAGCAGCCATCATTTCTTTAGTTCTTCAATCTCTGATAGTTGGAACCTCTCTGACTACTGTTTGTTCTCGTCCAATGGCAGGCCTCGGAGCAGGGGCGCCCCCCTGAGCACACCAGTAAATTCTATGCTAAAGGGGCCCTGCAGTACCTGGTCCCCATCCTCACTCAGACCCTCACCAAACAGGTACGCACCTGATGACGTGACCTCAGTACCAGACGTGGTTAGCTCCTGTGGGAAAGTTCTTCAACAGATTTGACTGTTTTCCAGGATGAGAATGACGACGATGATGACTGGAACCCGTGTAAGGCGGCCGGTGTGTGTCTGATGCTGCTGGCCACCTGCTGTGAGGACGACGTGGTTCCACACGTTCTGCCCTTCATCAAAGAACACATCAAACACCCCGACTGGCGCTACCGCGATGCCTCTGTCATGGCCTTTGGATCCATCCTGGAAGGACCTGAACTCAACCAGCTCAAACCGCTCGTTATACAGGTCAGTGACTAACTGACCAGGGCCCCTGGGTCAGCTCATTGTTGCActgtttgtgaatgtgaaagAATGTTAATCAAGAGGTTTTcttcctacacacacaccaggcGATGCCCACTCTGATTGAGCTGATGAAGGACCCCAGTGTGGTGGTGAGGGACACCACGGCGTGGACCGTGGGGCGGATCTGTGAGCTGCTGCCTGAAGCTGCCATTAACGATTTGTACCTCTCCCCCCTGCTGCGGTGTCTGATCGAGGGCCTGGAGGCGGAGCCCCGGGTGGCGTCCAATGTCTGCTGGGTGAGAAGTGGGATCAAACCGGGGGGGGCGGTGCACAAAAGACGTTTAAACTGTTGTACTTTTCTATTGCTTGTCATTCTAATTGAGAGTTCGGTGTTTGACCTGAATCTAAAGCTTTACACAAGTCTAAGTTTAACCTCATTCATCTGAGTAGTGCTCGAATTAACCTACATTTATCAAAACTGTCCTAACAAGTCATCGAgataaaagtttgaaataatcatGATATTGATGAGAAGTAATGTCGCCCCCATCTCTTGGCctgaaaaatttacaaaaataaatgaacaaagaaaaaaaacttaattttgaGAGATTTTACATGACTGACACGCATGTTAAACATATTTGCCGTGTGTGACATCACATGTAGCTGTGTAACCTCGGCGTGTTCTCCTCCACAGGCCTTCTCTTCTCTGGCTGAAGCCGCCTATGAGGCCACAGATGCTGCCGAGGACCAGGAGGAGCCCAGCACCTACTGTCTGTCCACGTCCTTTGAGCTCATCGTCCAGAAACTCCTGGAAACCACAGACAGGTGGGCTTATGGGAAACGTAGAGCGACAGGTTGCTCTGC
Above is a genomic segment from Pleuronectes platessa chromosome 16, fPlePla1.1, whole genome shotgun sequence containing:
- the kpnb1 gene encoding importin subunit beta-1 isoform X1, which produces MELITILEKTVSPDRIELEAAQKFLEQAAVENLTTFLVELSKVLANPGNTQVARVAAGLQVKNSLTSKDPDVKTRYQQRWLAIDANARREIKNYVLQTLGTETYRPSSASQCVAGIACAEIPVNHWPELIPQLVANVTDPSSTEHMKESTLEAIGYICQDIDPEQLQENANQILTAIIQGMRKEEPSNNVKLAATNALLNSLEFTKANFDKETERHFIMQVVCEATQCPDTRVRVAALQNLVKIMSLYYQYMETYMGPALFAITIEAMKSDIDEVALQGIEFWSNVCDEEMDLAIEASEASEQGRPPEHTSKFYAKGALQYLVPILTQTLTKQDENDDDDDWNPCKAAGVCLMLLATCCEDDVVPHVLPFIKEHIKHPDWRYRDASVMAFGSILEGPELNQLKPLVIQAMPTLIELMKDPSVVVRDTTAWTVGRICELLPEAAINDLYLSPLLRCLIEGLEAEPRVASNVCWAFSSLAEAAYEATDAAEDQEEPSTYCLSTSFELIVQKLLETTDRPDGHQNNLRSAAYEALMEIVKNSAKDCYPAVQKTTLVIMERLQQVLQMESHIQSTSDRIQFNDLQSLLCATLQNVLRKVQHQDALQISDVVMGSLLRMFQSTAGSGGVQEDALMAVSTLVEVLGGDFQKYMEAFKPFLAIGLKNFAEYQVCLAAVGLVCDLCRALMSNILPYCDEMMQLLLENLGNENVHRSVKPQILSAFGDIALAIGGEFKKYLDIVLDTLQQASQAQVDKTDYDMVDYLNELREGCLEAYTGIIQGLKGDQENVHPDVMLIQPRVEFILSFIHHIAEDEDHSDGVVANAAGLIGDLCTAFGKDVMKLVEVRPLINDLLTEGRRSKTSKTKTLATWATKELRKLKSQAWSDTHTNPSTNKEQAGVKTYTAASHQGANQSPYVVPLYLVLKSCDQQNIC
- the kpnb1 gene encoding importin subunit beta-1 isoform X2 — protein: MELITILEKTVSPDRIELEAAQKFLEQAAVENLTTFLVELSKVLANPGNTQVARVAAGLQVKNSLTSKDPDVKTRYQQRWLAIDANARREIKNYVLQTLGTETYRPSSASQCVAGIACAEIPVNHWPELIPQLVANVTDPSSTEHMKESTLEAIGYICQDIDPEQLQENANQILTAIIQGMRKEEPSNNVKLAATNALLNSLEFTKANFDKETERHFIMQVVCEATQCPDTRVRVAALQNLVKIMSLYYQYMETYMGPALFAITIEAMKSDIDEVALQGIEFWSNVCDEEMDLAIEASEASEQGRPPEHTSKFYAKGALQYLVPILTQTLTKQDENDDDDDWNPCKAAGVCLMLLATCCEDDVVPHVLPFIKEHIKHPDWRYRDASVMAFGSILEGPELNQLKPLVIQAMPTLIELMKDPSVVVRDTTAWTVGRICELLPEAAINDLYLSPLLRCLIEGLEAEPRVASNVCWAFSSLAEAAYEATDAAEDQEEPSTYCLSTSFELIVQKLLETTDRPDGHQNNLRSAAYEALMEIVKNSAKDCYPAVQKTTLVIMERLQQVLQMESHIQSTSDRIQFNDLQSLLCATLQNVLRKVQHQDALQISDVVMGSLLRMFQSTAGSGGVQEDALMAVSTLVEVLGGDFQKYMEAFKPFLAIGLKNFAEYQVCLAAVGLVCDLCRALMSNILPYCDEMMQLLLENLGNENVHRSVKPQILSAFGDIALAIGGEFKKYLDIVLDTLQQASQAQVDKTDYDMVDYLNELREGCLEAYTGIIQGLKGDQENVHPDVMLIQPRVEFILSFIHHIAEDEDHSDGVVANAAGLIGDLCTAFGKDVMKLVEVRPLINDLLTEGRRSKTSKTKTLATWATKELRKLKSQA